A genome region from Methanobacterium bryantii includes the following:
- a CDS encoding signal peptidase I — MDLKEIATYIVIILIGIVVAQHMNVVVSGSMEPVMYRGDIVIVDKNPSSVQVGDIVVYKATWINEDVIHRVKEIYKTSNGSTYLIMKGDNNQVADPYPVQYPDQVVSKVVSINGQPLIIPKIGYISLWIKGL; from the coding sequence GTGGATCTTAAAGAAATAGCAACTTATATCGTAATCATACTCATTGGAATAGTTGTAGCGCAGCACATGAACGTTGTTGTCTCAGGAAGTATGGAACCCGTAATGTACAGGGGAGACATAGTTATAGTCGATAAAAATCCAAGCAGCGTTCAGGTAGGAGATATAGTAGTCTACAAGGCAACATGGATTAATGAAGATGTAATCCATAGAGTTAAAGAGATATATAAAACATCTAATGGAAGCACGTACCTTATAATGAAGGGAGATAACAACCAGGTAGCTGATCCATATCCAGTACAATACCCCGATCAGGTAGTTTCAAAAGTTGTATCTATAAATGGTCAACCTCTTATTATACCTAAAATAGGTTATATATCTCTGTGGATTAAAGGATTATAA
- the argS gene encoding arginine--tRNA ligase, whose product MYRMLEKEAVKSLKNAIESLGYEKPSEIKVEEPPNADLGDLASTVSFQLAKQLKKPPMEITKAILNVIEFPEVFSSVEMKGPYINFFINYNNFSKLVLDSIDENYGQLEDKNKKIILEHTSANPNGPLHIGHVRNAIIGDSLARILRSAGYNVETQYYVNDMGRQIGIIAWGLLNFDFKIEEKEKVDHEIGKIYFQINEKLRADESLKTEINAILKRYESGADPELEKVFKNIVEKCISGIESTLNDLNIYHDAFVWESKFIRNHAVSEILDKLSKYTKRNEVLYLPLEDYGIEKELVLTRSDGTSLYSTRDLAYHLEKSDNSDEMIDILGSDHKLAVDQISVALNLLDGKSPEVVFYEFITLPEGSMSTRRGVFISVDELVDEAVNRALAEIKNRRSDLTDEEALKIATDIGIGAIRYFIVKLSPEKHIVFKWEEALSFERGCASIQYAHARACKLLEKAGFDAGIDTQDQILNHPFEIELVKMLSKFTAVIEESAKINRIHPLAQYAMDLAGAFNRFYKSVPVIGAEEEVVRLLLVDKSRITIRNCLDLMGIKAPESM is encoded by the coding sequence ATGTACAGAATGCTAGAAAAAGAAGCAGTAAAATCTTTAAAAAATGCAATTGAATCTTTAGGATATGAAAAACCATCTGAAATTAAAGTTGAGGAACCTCCGAATGCAGATCTTGGAGATCTCGCATCAACCGTATCATTTCAACTTGCAAAACAGCTTAAAAAACCACCCATGGAAATAACCAAGGCCATTTTAAATGTTATAGAATTTCCTGAAGTTTTCAGCTCTGTGGAAATGAAAGGTCCTTACATCAATTTCTTCATAAACTATAATAACTTTTCAAAACTGGTTTTAGACTCCATAGATGAAAATTACGGGCAGTTAGAAGATAAAAATAAAAAAATAATCCTCGAACACACATCTGCAAACCCTAACGGGCCATTACACATTGGCCATGTTAGAAATGCAATAATAGGCGATTCTTTAGCAAGAATACTGCGTTCTGCAGGGTATAATGTGGAAACTCAGTATTATGTAAACGATATGGGCCGGCAAATAGGGATAATTGCATGGGGATTACTAAATTTTGATTTTAAAATAGAAGAAAAAGAAAAAGTAGACCATGAAATTGGAAAAATCTACTTCCAGATAAATGAAAAATTACGTGCCGATGAAAGCCTTAAAACAGAAATCAATGCCATTTTAAAAAGATATGAAAGCGGCGCCGATCCAGAACTTGAAAAAGTCTTTAAAAACATCGTAGAAAAATGTATAAGTGGAATTGAATCAACATTAAACGATTTAAACATTTATCATGATGCCTTTGTCTGGGAAAGCAAGTTTATAAGAAACCATGCCGTTAGCGAAATCCTGGACAAACTAAGTAAATATACTAAAAGAAATGAAGTTTTATACCTTCCCCTTGAAGATTACGGCATAGAAAAAGAGCTTGTACTTACAAGATCCGATGGAACTTCTCTTTATTCAACAAGGGACCTTGCTTATCACCTTGAAAAATCAGACAACTCCGATGAAATGATAGACATCTTAGGATCCGACCACAAGCTTGCAGTAGACCAAATAAGTGTAGCACTTAACTTATTAGATGGAAAAAGCCCAGAAGTTGTATTTTATGAGTTTATAACTCTCCCTGAAGGTTCAATGTCTACACGAAGAGGAGTGTTTATTTCAGTAGATGAATTGGTTGATGAAGCTGTAAACCGTGCTCTTGCTGAAATTAAAAATAGGAGATCGGATTTAACTGATGAAGAAGCCCTTAAAATTGCTACAGACATTGGTATAGGTGCTATAAGGTACTTCATAGTCAAATTATCTCCAGAAAAGCATATAGTGTTTAAATGGGAAGAAGCCCTCAGTTTTGAAAGGGGATGTGCATCGATTCAATACGCCCATGCAAGAGCATGCAAACTGCTTGAAAAAGCAGGCTTTGATGCAGGTATCGATACTCAAGACCAAATATTGAACCATCCTTTTGAAATAGAACTTGTAAAAATGCTTTCCAAGTTCACCGCGGTTATTGAAGAATCAGCAAAAATTAACAGGATACATCCTCTTGCGCAGTATGCTATGGATCTGGCAGGGGCATTCAACAGGTTCTACAAGTCTGTTCCAGTAATAGGTGCAGAAGAAGAGGTTGTCAGGTTACTTTTAGTGGATAAGTCAAGGATAACCATTAGAAACTGTCTTGATCTTATGGGAATAAAGGCACCTGAATCCATGTAA
- a CDS encoding peptidoglycan-binding domain-containing protein, translating into MKHILKEGDTGRQVKDIQHWLNAHGYKAGEEDGIFGEKTRDAVIQFQSAKKIVTDGIIGSQTQITIERIEKEE; encoded by the coding sequence ATGAAACATATATTAAAAGAAGGAGACACCGGAAGACAGGTAAAAGATATACAGCACTGGTTAAATGCTCATGGTTATAAAGCTGGAGAAGAAGATGGTATTTTTGGAGAAAAAACCCGTGATGCAGTCATACAGTTTCAGAGTGCTAAAAAAATTGTTACTGATGGCATAATTGGTTCCCAAACACAGATAACCATTGAAAGAATAGAAAAAGAAGAATAA
- a CDS encoding ParA family protein, with the protein MGETIAILNQKGGCGKTTTAVNLSTALALNNKRVLLIDIDPQGNATTSFGIPKSEIEKTIYTTLTGKNPVEEAIIPTGIDRLDLVASNIALSGAEIELSGEIGFHSILNERLENIKDSYDYILIDVPPSLGVLTINSLVASDSVIIPIQAEFYALEGMADLMEAMKLVGNRLNSPCNIKGILLTLYDSRTRLGRDVYENVKEYFGEKEYIFEISIPRNVKLAEAPSHGKPGVLYDEECKGSEAYMELAEEIIAMEAAK; encoded by the coding sequence ATGGGCGAAACAATTGCAATACTTAATCAAAAAGGCGGTTGTGGTAAAACAACCACTGCAGTTAATTTATCAACAGCTTTAGCACTTAATAATAAAAGAGTTTTATTAATAGATATTGATCCGCAGGGTAATGCCACAACAAGCTTTGGAATACCTAAAAGTGAGATTGAAAAAACTATCTACACCACATTAACCGGAAAAAACCCCGTAGAAGAAGCAATCATCCCAACAGGAATCGACAGACTGGATCTTGTTGCAAGTAATATAGCACTAAGCGGTGCAGAAATTGAATTAAGCGGTGAAATAGGGTTTCATTCAATATTAAATGAACGCTTAGAAAATATTAAAGACTCTTATGACTATATCTTGATTGATGTTCCTCCATCCCTAGGGGTACTTACCATAAATTCGTTGGTGGCATCTGACAGTGTAATAATCCCAATTCAGGCAGAATTTTACGCACTTGAAGGAATGGCAGACCTTATGGAGGCTATGAAACTTGTAGGAAACCGTTTAAACAGCCCATGTAATATAAAAGGTATTTTACTTACTTTATATGATTCCAGAACAAGGCTTGGAAGAGATGTGTATGAAAACGTTAAAGAATACTTTGGAGAGAAAGAATACATCTTTGAAATCAGTATTCCTCGAAATGTTAAACTGGCAGAAGCCCCAAGCCATGGAAAACCCGGTGTTCTTTACGATGAAGAATGTAAGGGTTCAGAGGCATATATGGAACTTGCAGAAGAAATAATTGCTATGGAGGCTGCAAAATGA
- a CDS encoding M48 family metallopeptidase, which translates to MIEIPETQTFLIDFDISQEYHDEVLSFIDENYLMVKPEYFSNVRRVKEENANRLLFTAKDPAHGFQIEAEVKSGNPVELTLIPGDGTPSKFTESIKDDIYFIVHLFEDNIRSSTIYFSWVEGEKVIPEQPPTSKKRTGDQLFTSSLLLVYILFFAFNIVLFFLFGLYYAVALILISQFVIVLFSNKILAYGNKWNVSLQNPYVHILEYQLPFKEFKEFQEKFGKETVTQIKKEIYDRTFNQGIKPTCKLGDEVLEKYGFSCNPYRSLYKTVNVYDIVKKAADSFGLPMPKIVISNTMIANAAATGPTPSKGLVLITTGLLVQLNEKEILSVLGHEMGHLQGRDPLILFSIISGEFILRFTVLFPLVIINPIIYIIVVMALIFFVGKFFETRADLLSAMKVGQPDILAEALRKIAYQRLQMEKVGSKIPRWLSWDTHPPVYFRIDRLKGMQTPVKSKNPLIQSARDVVNGFLASFK; encoded by the coding sequence ATGATTGAAATCCCTGAAACTCAAACTTTTTTAATTGATTTTGATATATCCCAAGAATACCACGACGAAGTTCTAAGTTTTATTGATGAAAATTATCTGATGGTTAAGCCGGAGTACTTCTCAAATGTAAGAAGGGTAAAAGAAGAAAATGCTAATCGACTATTATTTACAGCAAAAGACCCTGCACATGGTTTTCAGATAGAAGCAGAAGTTAAGTCAGGAAATCCTGTAGAACTCACATTAATACCCGGTGATGGAACTCCGTCTAAATTTACAGAATCCATTAAAGACGATATCTACTTCATAGTTCATCTATTTGAAGATAATATCCGCAGTTCAACCATTTATTTTTCATGGGTGGAAGGAGAAAAGGTTATACCCGAACAGCCCCCTACATCCAAAAAACGCACTGGAGACCAGCTTTTTACCAGCAGCCTCCTTTTGGTTTACATCCTGTTTTTTGCATTTAATATCGTTTTATTCTTTTTATTCGGATTATATTATGCAGTGGCCCTTATTTTAATTTCTCAGTTTGTAATTGTTCTTTTTTCAAATAAAATCCTTGCATATGGGAATAAATGGAATGTTTCCCTTCAAAATCCATATGTCCATATACTGGAATACCAGCTGCCATTTAAAGAATTTAAAGAGTTTCAGGAAAAATTTGGAAAAGAAACTGTAACGCAGATAAAAAAGGAAATCTACGACCGGACATTTAATCAAGGCATAAAACCAACATGTAAGCTGGGAGATGAAGTTCTGGAAAAGTACGGCTTCAGCTGCAACCCATACCGCAGCCTGTATAAAACCGTCAATGTGTACGACATCGTTAAAAAAGCTGCCGATAGTTTTGGCCTGCCTATGCCTAAAATCGTGATCTCAAATACCATGATTGCAAATGCAGCAGCTACTGGTCCTACCCCAAGTAAAGGACTTGTACTCATTACAACTGGTTTACTTGTTCAATTAAATGAAAAAGAAATATTAAGTGTTTTAGGCCATGAAATGGGGCACCTTCAAGGAAGAGACCCCCTAATACTATTCAGCATAATTTCCGGCGAGTTCATATTGAGATTTACTGTCCTGTTCCCTCTTGTAATTATTAACCCCATAATATACATAATAGTAGTTATGGCCCTTATTTTCTTCGTAGGCAAGTTCTTTGAAACCAGGGCAGACCTTTTATCAGCCATGAAGGTTGGTCAACCAGATATACTTGCAGAAGCCCTTCGAAAAATAGCATATCAAAGACTTCAAATGGAAAAAGTTGGGTCTAAAATTCCAAGATGGTTATCGTGGGATACTCATCCCCCTGTTTATTTCAGGATTGACAGGTTAAAAGGCATGCAAACACCTGTAAAATCTAAAAATCCTTTGATACAGTCTGCAAGAGATGTTGTAAATGGTTTTCTTGCTTCATTTAAATAA
- a CDS encoding MgtC/SapB family protein, with protein MHIDIVLKFLIALAIGALIGIERERKQVNKNEFAGIRTFILIALMGILSVYINEFYPNFLAISFLGLIVLVGLSYMVSTRETGDIGITTEVVALLTFILGALCYTDDGIRIAPIFAIIITGLLAAKSYIHKFVRKISEKELINTLKFLIIAFVILPLLPDQTMGPLDVFNPYQIWLVVVFISAISYAGYIMMKLVGAERGLGLTGIVGGLVSSTAVATAMASRVKENEFIIRAAVFATVVASSMMFLRILFEVLVINPDLVSLLMVPMLSMGILGIVLGVLAWKATKVKEVGEEIKFKNPFSLRPALLFGVLFLIILFMSKIADIYFGSSGLYVASIISGVADVDAITISMALLAKNTISQDVAVTAITIAAISNTVMKFGIALFIGTRRFGQIIGVIFAAIITTGLIAVFFI; from the coding sequence ATGCATATAGATATCGTCTTAAAATTTTTAATTGCTTTAGCAATTGGGGCGTTAATTGGGATTGAAAGGGAACGAAAACAGGTAAATAAAAATGAATTTGCAGGTATCAGGACATTTATCTTAATTGCACTCATGGGAATACTTTCAGTGTATATAAATGAATTTTATCCTAATTTTTTAGCTATATCTTTTTTAGGTTTAATCGTGCTTGTAGGATTAAGTTACATGGTAAGCACGCGGGAAACTGGAGACATTGGTATTACAACTGAGGTTGTAGCTCTCCTTACTTTTATTTTGGGGGCATTGTGCTATACAGATGATGGAATAAGGATAGCTCCAATATTTGCAATTATAATAACGGGTTTGCTTGCGGCAAAATCATATATACATAAATTTGTAAGGAAAATAAGTGAAAAAGAGTTAATAAATACCCTGAAATTTCTTATAATTGCATTTGTGATTCTCCCATTACTTCCTGATCAGACGATGGGGCCTTTAGATGTATTCAATCCTTATCAAATCTGGCTTGTAGTTGTTTTTATTTCAGCAATAAGTTATGCAGGATACATAATGATGAAATTAGTTGGGGCAGAAAGGGGATTAGGATTAACAGGAATCGTTGGAGGACTGGTATCAAGTACTGCAGTTGCAACGGCAATGGCATCAAGGGTTAAAGAAAACGAATTTATCATAAGGGCAGCAGTATTTGCAACGGTTGTAGCTAGTTCTATGATGTTTTTAAGGATTCTTTTTGAAGTACTGGTTATAAATCCTGATCTTGTATCGCTTCTTATGGTTCCAATGTTGAGCATGGGAATTTTAGGGATTGTGCTCGGAGTACTGGCATGGAAGGCCACAAAGGTTAAGGAAGTGGGGGAAGAAATCAAATTTAAAAACCCCTTTTCCCTTAGACCTGCACTCCTATTTGGAGTTCTATTTTTAATCATTCTTTTCATGTCGAAAATTGCAGATATCTATTTTGGAAGCAGCGGCCTTTATGTGGCAAGTATTATATCTGGCGTCGCTGATGTTGACGCTATAACCATAAGTATGGCGCTTCTTGCAAAGAATACCATCTCACAGGATGTAGCAGTAACGGCCATAACCATTGCAGCTATTTCTAACACTGTAATGAAATTTGGAATAGCTTTATTTATTGGTACAAGGCGCTTTGGACAAATAATAGGCGTAATTTTTGCTGCAATCATTACAACTGGACTTATTGCAGTCTTCTTTATTTAA
- a CDS encoding signal peptidase I — translation MYFKLSYDALNKGEKVNYKEIATYIVIILAGVIIAQHMNVVVSGSMEPVMYRGDIVVVDQNPSSVQVGDIVVYHATWFPEPVIHRVKEIYKTSNGSTYLITKGDNNPTADPYPVQFPDQVISKVVDIGGQPLIIPKIGYITLWIRGL, via the coding sequence ATATATTTTAAATTAAGCTATGATGCCCTTAATAAAGGTGAAAAAGTGAATTATAAAGAAATAGCAACTTACATTGTAATTATACTCGCAGGAGTGATCATAGCGCAGCATATGAATGTTGTTGTCTCAGGAAGTATGGAACCCGTAATGTACAGGGGAGACATAGTCGTAGTAGATCAAAACCCAAGCAGCGTCCAGGTAGGAGATATAGTTGTTTATCATGCAACGTGGTTTCCAGAACCTGTAATTCACAGAGTGAAAGAGATATACAAAACGTCTAATGGAAGCACGTATCTCATAACAAAGGGAGATAACAATCCAACAGCCGACCCGTATCCAGTACAATTCCCAGACCAGGTGATCTCGAAGGTTGTGGATATAGGCGGACAACCCCTGATTATACCTAAAATAGGATATATAACACTGTGGATTAGAGGATTATAG
- the ilvD gene encoding dihydroxy-acid dehydratase gives MRSDAIKKGLQKAPHRSLLRACGVTDEEMNKPFIGVANSFTSIVPGHIHLNEVTDAVKQGISEAGGVPFEFNTMAICDGISMGHEGMKYSLASREIIADTVESMAQAHQMDALVLIPTCDKVVPGMLMAAARLDIPSIVVTGGPMKPGEFKGKPVDFISVSEGVGAVSSGKMTEEELDELERCACPGAGSCAGLFTANTMACITEVLGMSLPYCATAHAVDAKKRQIARQSGAKIIELLDKNITPSKIMTQEAFENAIAADLALGGSSNTTLHIPAIASELEDKGVNITIDSFDEFSKKIPHITKLRPSGVHSLLDLDNAGGIPAVLKVIEDKINQDTLTCTGKTLGENIKDAEVADDEVIRPLSNPYSKAGGLAILKGNLAPRGSVVKVAGVNEDMKVHTGPAKVFDGEDECVNAIFNHEIKEGDVVVIRYEGPKGGPGMREMLNPTSAISGMGLKTVALITDGRFSGGTRGPCIGHISPEAMEKGPIAALKDGDIIKIDMNNGILETEVEDEELKKRLENVVMPDKKVKGWLSRYRKMASSADKGAVLR, from the coding sequence ATGAGAAGCGATGCTATTAAAAAAGGATTACAAAAAGCTCCCCATAGATCTTTACTTAGAGCATGCGGAGTAACAGATGAAGAAATGAACAAGCCATTTATAGGTGTTGCAAATAGTTTTACCAGCATAGTACCTGGACACATTCACCTTAATGAAGTAACGGATGCAGTTAAACAGGGGATAAGCGAAGCAGGTGGAGTACCTTTCGAATTTAATACAATGGCCATTTGCGACGGCATATCAATGGGTCATGAAGGAATGAAATATTCCCTTGCTTCAAGGGAGATAATAGCAGATACAGTAGAAAGTATGGCACAGGCCCACCAGATGGATGCGCTTGTATTAATCCCAACATGCGATAAAGTAGTTCCTGGAATGTTAATGGCTGCAGCAAGGCTGGATATACCTTCAATTGTCGTTACAGGAGGACCTATGAAACCTGGTGAGTTTAAAGGTAAACCAGTAGATTTCATATCTGTTTCTGAAGGTGTTGGAGCAGTATCATCAGGCAAAATGACAGAAGAAGAACTTGACGAGCTTGAAAGATGTGCATGCCCTGGAGCAGGTTCATGTGCCGGTCTTTTCACTGCAAACACAATGGCATGCATAACAGAAGTATTAGGAATGAGTTTACCATACTGCGCAACAGCCCATGCTGTTGACGCTAAAAAAAGACAAATAGCACGCCAATCTGGAGCCAAAATAATAGAACTGCTGGATAAAAATATAACTCCATCTAAAATAATGACTCAGGAAGCATTTGAAAATGCTATAGCAGCTGATCTTGCACTTGGAGGATCATCAAATACTACTTTGCACATTCCTGCAATAGCAAGCGAACTTGAAGATAAAGGAGTTAACATAACCATTGATTCATTTGATGAATTTAGTAAAAAAATTCCACACATAACCAAACTGCGCCCATCAGGAGTTCACAGCCTGTTGGATTTAGATAATGCTGGAGGAATACCTGCGGTTTTAAAGGTAATTGAAGACAAAATAAACCAGGATACTCTAACATGTACTGGAAAAACCCTTGGCGAAAATATTAAAGATGCAGAAGTTGCAGATGATGAAGTTATAAGGCCATTAAGTAATCCTTACAGTAAAGCGGGAGGACTTGCAATATTAAAAGGCAACTTAGCTCCAAGGGGATCTGTAGTTAAAGTAGCAGGTGTAAATGAAGATATGAAAGTACACACCGGCCCAGCAAAAGTCTTTGACGGTGAAGACGAGTGTGTTAATGCAATTTTTAACCATGAAATCAAAGAAGGGGACGTAGTTGTAATAAGATACGAAGGACCAAAGGGCGGCCCTGGAATGCGTGAAATGCTGAACCCAACTTCTGCCATATCCGGCATGGGGCTAAAAACAGTTGCGCTTATAACCGATGGAAGATTCTCCGGCGGGACAAGAGGGCCTTGTATCGGACATATATCTCCTGAAGCTATGGAAAAAGGGCCAATAGCTGCCCTAAAAGATGGAGACATTATAAAAATAGATATGAATAACGGAATTCTCGAAACCGAAGTTGAAGACGAAGAACTTAAAAAGAGACTTGAAAATGTAGTAATGCCCGATAAAAAGGTTAAAGGCTGGCTTTCAAGGTACAGAAAGATGGCAAGTTCTGCAGATAAAGGAGCTGTTTTAAGGTAA
- a CDS encoding threonine--tRNA ligase has protein sequence MRILLIHSDYLRYKTKSKTKIAEKIDDEKKGGEFDNALVVFTAVEREDEKDADAIIESAVSEIMNVSSQVKPDNVIVYPYAHLSSSLSSPDAAKNILKGMESKLNEEGVSASRIPFGWYKSFEISCKGHPLSELSRTITVKPKEEEKAEEEPSKWYILNKGELSDPEGYEYENEDLRKLMMYELGKMESSGEEPPHVKLMREKGLSDYEPSADVGHLRWYPKGRLIRDLLSDYVYNLVTEYGAMPVETPIMYDLADEAIRTHADKFGERQYRMGTKKELMLRFACCFGAFRILSDSFLTWKNLPVGLYELSTYSFRLEKRGEVVGLKRLRGFTMPDFHSVCRDIPQSMEEFERQIDMCMQTGDDLNVNYEVIFRATQDFFDENKEWMYKAAEKVGKPMLLEILPRRKHYWISKMDFAAIDYLGRPIENPTIQIDVESAERFDINYINEKEEEEYPIIIHCSPTGSIERVIGSLLEKTAIELRENPKKMPMLPVWLSPIQVRVIPIAERHFDFALSLAEYLKDSNIRVDVDERSETVGKKIRNAGKEWVPYTIVIGDNELEKDQFTVNIRETNEKVSMDKDELIARIHDEIKGMPFRKLPLPLKLSKRVNF, from the coding sequence ATGAGGATACTTTTGATTCACTCTGATTACTTAAGATATAAAACAAAGTCCAAAACAAAGATAGCGGAAAAAATAGATGATGAAAAGAAAGGCGGCGAATTTGACAACGCTTTAGTGGTTTTTACTGCAGTTGAAAGGGAAGATGAAAAAGATGCAGATGCAATAATTGAAAGTGCTGTATCTGAAATAATGAACGTTTCAAGCCAGGTAAAACCTGATAATGTGATTGTATACCCTTATGCCCATTTAAGTTCATCTTTGAGCTCTCCAGATGCTGCAAAGAATATTTTAAAGGGTATGGAGTCTAAATTAAATGAAGAAGGGGTTTCAGCCTCTAGGATTCCATTCGGCTGGTACAAATCATTTGAAATCTCATGTAAAGGACACCCATTATCTGAACTTTCAAGAACCATAACTGTAAAACCTAAAGAAGAAGAAAAAGCGGAGGAAGAGCCTTCAAAATGGTACATTTTAAATAAAGGAGAACTTTCAGACCCTGAAGGGTATGAATATGAAAACGAGGATCTCAGAAAATTGATGATGTACGAACTGGGTAAAATGGAGTCTTCTGGTGAAGAACCACCTCACGTTAAATTAATGCGTGAGAAGGGGCTTTCAGACTATGAACCATCTGCGGATGTCGGTCATTTACGCTGGTATCCTAAAGGAAGATTAATCCGTGACCTTCTTTCAGATTACGTTTACAATCTTGTAACTGAATATGGGGCTATGCCTGTTGAAACTCCAATAATGTACGACCTTGCAGACGAAGCAATACGCACACACGCAGATAAATTTGGAGAAAGGCAGTACAGGATGGGTACTAAAAAAGAGCTCATGTTAAGATTCGCGTGCTGCTTCGGAGCATTTAGAATACTTTCAGACTCATTTTTAACCTGGAAAAATCTTCCAGTCGGGCTTTACGAGCTTTCAACATACAGTTTTAGATTAGAGAAAAGAGGGGAAGTTGTAGGTCTTAAGAGACTTAGAGGGTTTACCATGCCTGATTTCCACTCTGTATGCAGGGATATACCTCAGTCTATGGAAGAATTTGAAAGGCAAATTGATATGTGCATGCAGACTGGGGATGACCTTAATGTAAACTATGAAGTTATTTTCAGGGCAACACAGGACTTTTTCGATGAAAATAAGGAATGGATGTATAAAGCGGCAGAAAAGGTTGGAAAACCAATGCTTCTTGAAATTTTACCAAGACGTAAACATTACTGGATATCCAAAATGGACTTTGCAGCTATTGACTACCTTGGAAGACCTATAGAAAACCCTACAATACAGATAGATGTTGAAAGTGCTGAAAGATTTGATATAAACTACATCAATGAAAAAGAAGAGGAAGAATATCCTATAATCATCCACTGCAGCCCAACAGGAAGTATAGAACGTGTTATAGGCAGCTTACTTGAAAAAACTGCCATTGAACTTAGAGAAAACCCTAAAAAAATGCCGATGCTGCCTGTATGGCTTTCACCAATTCAGGTGAGGGTGATCCCAATTGCTGAAAGGCATTTCGATTTCGCCCTTTCACTTGCCGAATACTTGAAAGACAGCAATATAAGGGTTGATGTTGATGAAAGGTCTGAAACAGTAGGTAAAAAGATAAGAAATGCTGGAAAAGAATGGGTTCCATATACTATCGTAATTGGGGATAATGAACTTGAAAAAGACCAGTTTACTGTAAATATCCGTGAAACCAATGAAAAAGTATCGATGGATAAGGATGAGTTAATTGCGAGAATCCACGATGAAATTAAGGGAATGCCGTTTAGAAAGCTGCCATTACCTTTAAAGCTTTCAAAGAGAGTTAATTTTTAA
- the argF gene encoding ornithine carbamoyltransferase gives MNHLLSMEDARDHVNEILDLSRKFKNGEIPGEPLAKKTLAMVFEKASTRTRISFEVGMYQLGGNALYLSREDLQLGRGEIVEDTARVMSRYVDGVMIRAKEHDDVLEFSRYSDVPVINGLTNKEHPCQAFADLLTIYEKKNSFDVKLAFVGDGNNVCNSLLFASAFVGMDMDVVCPPGYEPDAEIFKKAKKYAEETDAELKIVNDTEAGVEGADAVYTDVWISMGDEEEASKRLKAFADYQVNKDLIGQANENAIILHCLPAIRGQEITADMLNSTQSAIWDQAENRLHAQKAVLYKLLGKK, from the coding sequence ATGAATCATCTTTTATCAATGGAAGATGCCAGGGATCATGTAAATGAAATACTGGATCTCTCTAGAAAATTTAAGAATGGAGAAATCCCTGGAGAGCCTTTAGCTAAGAAAACACTTGCTATGGTTTTTGAGAAGGCATCAACAAGGACTAGAATATCTTTTGAAGTTGGAATGTATCAGCTCGGTGGAAACGCGCTTTATCTATCTAGAGAAGACCTTCAACTTGGTCGTGGTGAAATAGTGGAAGATACCGCCAGAGTTATGAGTAGATATGTTGATGGAGTAATGATCAGGGCCAAGGAACATGATGATGTTTTAGAATTTTCACGGTATTCTGATGTACCAGTTATTAATGGCCTTACAAACAAGGAACACCCTTGCCAGGCATTTGCAGATCTTTTAACCATATATGAAAAGAAAAATAGTTTTGATGTAAAACTTGCCTTTGTTGGAGATGGAAACAACGTCTGTAATTCATTATTATTTGCATCCGCATTTGTAGGGATGGACATGGATGTAGTATGCCCTCCAGGATATGAACCTGATGCGGAAATATTTAAAAAGGCAAAAAAATATGCTGAAGAAACTGATGCAGAACTTAAAATAGTTAATGATACTGAAGCTGGAGTCGAAGGTGCCGACGCTGTTTATACTGATGTATGGATCAGTATGGGAGACGAGGAAGAGGCTTCAAAAAGACTCAAGGCATTTGCAGACTATCAGGTAAATAAAGACCTTATAGGTCAGGCAAATGAAAATGCAATTATTTTGCACTGTTTACCAGCTATTCGGGGACAGGAAATTACTGCAGACATGTTGAATTCTACCCAGTCAGCAATATGGGATCAGGCTGAAAACAGGCTTCACGCCCAAAAAGCGGTGCTTTACAAATTATTGGGGAAGAAATAA